From a single Brassica napus cultivar Da-Ae chromosome C9, Da-Ae, whole genome shotgun sequence genomic region:
- the LOC106449577 gene encoding putative kinase-like protein TMKL1, whose product MEMTRSHFLTLLLGVSISALAILLLFIFCTRRKHSSTESEQHDVESHGFSSEAEKLVTFRGGEDLTICDILDAPGEVIGKSSYGTLYKASLQRSGKVRVLRFLRPVCTVRSDAKEFSGVIETLGLVRHENLVPLLGFYGGNRGEKLMVHPFFSSGNLSDFTASGDDESVKWINILRITIGLTEALDYLHNRMQKPIVHGNLKSKNVLLNSSFEPRVSDYGLHLLLNLTAGQEILDVSAAGGYKAPELIKVKEVSKESDVYSLGVIMLELVTGKEPINKDPTGDDEFYLPDFVRNAVIDHKLSDLYRPEILKSSGDMSEERVLKYFQLALSCCSPSPSLRPNIKQVLRKLEDIKKC is encoded by the exons aTGGAGATGACAAGAAGCCACTTCTTAACATTGTTACTCGGAGTCTCTATATCAGCATTAGCCATCCTACTCTTGTTCATCTTCTGCACAAGAAGAAAACATTCATCTACTGAATCTGAACAACACGACGTCGAGTCCCATGGATTCTCCTCAGAGGCAGAGAAGCTCGTGACGTTTCGCGGCGGCGAAGATCTCACTATCTGCGATATCCTCGATGCTCCCGGAGAAGTCATCGGAAAATCAAGCTACGGCACTCTGTACAAGGCTTCCTTGCAACGCAGCGGTAAAGTTAGAGTTCTCAGGTTTCTCCGACCGGTTTGCACTGTGAGATCGGATGCTAAGGAGTTTAGCGGCGTCATCGAGACGCTTGGGCTTGTTCGACATGAGAACTTGGTTCCTCTGTTGGGTTTCTATGGTGGAAACAGAGGAGAGAAGCTTATGGTTCATCCTTTCTTCTCTTCCGGGAATCTTTCCGACTTCACCGCAA GTGGAGATGATGAATCAGTAAAATGGATCAACATTTTACGCATCACTATTGGATTAACCGAAGCTCTTGATTATCTTCACAATAGGATGCAGAAACCGATAGTCCACGGCAATTTAAAATCCAAGAACGTTCTTCTGAACTCGAGTTTCGAACCTCGAGTCTCTGATTACGGTTTGCATCTCCTCTTAAACCTCACGGCAGGACAAGAGATTCTTGACGTTTCTGCAGCCGGGGGGTACAAAGCTCCTGAGTTGATAAAGGTGAAGGAAGTGAGCAAAGAGAGTGATGTGTATAGTCTCGGTGTGATCATGCTTGAGCTAGTCACTGGTAAAGAACCGATAAATAAGGATCCAACAGGAGATGATGAGTTCTATCTTCCTGATTTTGTGAGGAATGCTGTTATTGATCATAAGCTGTCTGATCTATACCGTCCTGAGATTCTCAAGAGTAGCGGTGATATGAGTGAAGAACGTGTCCTCAAGTATTTTCAGCTTGCATTGTCTTGCTGCTCTCCTTCGCCTTCCCTTAGGCCAAACATCAAGCAGGTCTTGAGgaaactcgaagacatcaagaAATGTTAG